In Rhodococcus rhodochrous, a single genomic region encodes these proteins:
- a CDS encoding helix-turn-helix transcriptional regulator: protein MTDTPRSNRVREFRKQAGLTQAALGDAVGVSRQSIVSTEKGDYAPSVYLALRLALRLDTTVEELFPLTTKESS, encoded by the coding sequence GTGACCGACACACCGAGGAGCAACAGGGTCCGCGAATTCCGCAAGCAAGCGGGACTCACCCAGGCCGCGCTCGGCGACGCGGTCGGCGTCAGCAGGCAGAGCATCGTCTCGACCGAGAAGGGCGACTACGCGCCCAGCGTCTACCTCGCCCTTCGTCTCGCCCTCAGACTCGACACCACGGTCGAGGAACTGTTCCCGCTCACCACCAAGGAGTCCTCATGA
- a CDS encoding amidohydrolase family protein, with translation MKTEDMVMISIDDHVVEPADIFEKHFPKSLMDQAPKLTAHPRNPNVQAWQFQGTVVGSSGLNAVVSWPKHEWGMDPTGYAEMRPGVYDMDLRVRDMDANGTLAATLFATFPGFAGTHLASLPDKKLSLAALKAFNDWVVGEVPDAHPGRFIPIGIIPFYDAEESVKEIERIAAMGCRSISIPETPYGVGEGYPDFKSGHWDPIFEACVEHNIVLSLHIGGGINLVKRPAGFNIDDMMILTPLISTIAATDIMLSGAFQKFPDLKVAMSEGGVGWVAPWLDRLDRHIVNQSWTGTSFLPAGMSPTDVWRKNFLACYITEPSGLNNRHRLGVDTIAWECDYPHSDSTWPNSPEMLKEELDACECTDEEIDKITFANAAKFFDWDPFEHIPREEATVGALRARAGDVDISETSKEEYRRRYELANSGS, from the coding sequence ATGAAGACCGAAGACATGGTGATGATCAGCATCGACGACCACGTCGTCGAACCCGCGGACATCTTCGAGAAGCACTTCCCCAAGAGCCTGATGGACCAGGCTCCCAAACTCACCGCCCATCCCCGCAACCCCAATGTGCAGGCCTGGCAGTTCCAGGGCACCGTCGTCGGCAGCTCCGGCCTCAACGCCGTCGTCTCCTGGCCCAAGCACGAATGGGGCATGGACCCCACCGGCTACGCCGAGATGCGACCGGGTGTCTACGACATGGACCTGCGCGTGCGCGACATGGACGCCAACGGAACCCTCGCCGCGACCCTGTTCGCCACCTTCCCCGGCTTCGCCGGCACCCACCTGGCGAGCCTGCCCGACAAGAAGCTCTCCCTCGCCGCACTGAAAGCGTTCAACGACTGGGTCGTCGGCGAGGTCCCGGACGCCCACCCGGGCCGGTTCATTCCCATCGGCATCATCCCGTTCTACGATGCCGAAGAATCGGTGAAGGAAATCGAGCGCATCGCCGCCATGGGATGCCGGTCGATCAGCATCCCGGAGACGCCCTACGGCGTCGGCGAGGGTTATCCCGACTTCAAGTCCGGGCACTGGGATCCGATCTTCGAGGCATGCGTCGAGCACAACATCGTGTTGTCCCTGCACATCGGCGGCGGTATCAACCTCGTCAAGCGCCCGGCCGGTTTCAACATCGACGACATGATGATCCTCACGCCGCTCATCTCGACCATCGCGGCCACCGACATCATGCTCAGTGGCGCCTTCCAGAAGTTCCCCGATCTGAAGGTCGCGATGAGCGAGGGCGGTGTCGGCTGGGTCGCGCCGTGGCTCGACCGCCTCGACCGGCACATCGTCAACCAGTCGTGGACCGGCACCAGCTTCCTGCCGGCCGGGATGAGCCCGACGGACGTGTGGCGCAAGAACTTCCTCGCCTGCTACATCACCGAGCCGAGCGGACTGAACAACCGTCACCGGCTCGGCGTCGACACCATTGCGTGGGAATGCGACTACCCCCACTCCGACTCGACGTGGCCGAACTCCCCCGAGATGCTCAAGGAGGAACTCGACGCGTGCGAGTGCACGGACGAGGAGATCGACAAGATCACCTTCGCCAACGCCGCGAAGTTCTTCGACTGGGATCCTTTCGAGCACATCCCGCGTGAGGAGGCCACCGTCGGCGCCCTGCGCGCCCGCGCCGGCGACGTCGACATCAGCGAGACGTCCAAAGAGGAGTACCGCCGCCGCTACGAGCTCGCCAACTCCGGCTCGTAG
- a CDS encoding TIGR00725 family protein produces MPNMNAQRYVGVVGPGEATPEQRRLARQVGGLLAGRRAVVVTGGLGGVMAAACRGAVEAGGTTLGLLPGDDRAEGNPYLTVAVPTGLGEMRNALLVRSSDALIAVGGSWGTMSEIALAVRIGVPVISIGGWRMPAAGVLDVESPAEAVECLHALLWRKDPV; encoded by the coding sequence ATGCCGAACATGAATGCGCAGCGCTATGTCGGGGTCGTGGGGCCGGGTGAAGCCACGCCCGAACAGCGACGCCTCGCCCGCCAGGTCGGGGGACTCCTCGCCGGACGCCGGGCCGTCGTGGTCACCGGCGGTCTGGGTGGGGTGATGGCGGCAGCCTGCCGGGGCGCTGTGGAAGCCGGTGGGACGACCCTCGGCCTGCTGCCCGGAGACGACCGTGCCGAGGGCAATCCCTATCTGACGGTGGCCGTTCCCACCGGGCTCGGAGAGATGCGCAACGCGCTGCTCGTGCGCAGCAGTGACGCGCTGATCGCGGTGGGTGGAAGCTGGGGCACGATGAGCGAGATCGCGCTCGCGGTCCGCATCGGTGTCCCGGTCATCTCGATCGGGGGCTGGCGGATGCCCGCAGCGGGAGTGCTCGACGTCGAATCGCCCGCCGAGGCCGTCGAGTGCTTGCACGCGCTGTTGTGGCGCAAGGACCCGGTGTGA
- a CDS encoding YchJ family protein produces the protein MSRADRSADISPDSPCPCGRGVPLSECCGPLLAGASAPTAERLMRSRYTAFATRDAAHLLRTWHPSTRPRSIEFDPGQRWTGLEVLHTTGGGFLHTTGTVDFRAHWRAGGVPDSMREHSRFVREDGEWLYLDDRGDD, from the coding sequence ATGAGCAGAGCCGACCGCAGCGCCGACATCAGCCCGGACTCCCCGTGCCCGTGCGGTCGCGGCGTTCCCCTGTCCGAATGCTGCGGGCCGCTGCTGGCCGGCGCGAGCGCGCCCACCGCCGAACGGCTGATGCGTTCGCGGTACACGGCCTTCGCGACGCGCGACGCGGCGCACCTGCTGCGCACCTGGCACCCGTCCACGCGTCCGCGCTCGATCGAGTTCGACCCCGGTCAGCGCTGGACGGGGCTCGAGGTGCTGCACACCACCGGAGGCGGATTCCTGCACACCACCGGCACGGTGGACTTCCGCGCGCACTGGAGGGCGGGCGGGGTGCCCGACTCGATGCGCGAGCACAGCCGGTTCGTGCGGGAGGACGGCGAGTGGCTCTACCTCGACGACCGGGGCGACGACTGA